From one [Ruminococcus] lactaris ATCC 29176 genomic stretch:
- the aroE gene encoding shikimate dehydrogenase, which translates to MEKRINGHTRLYALIGSPVGHSGSPAMQNYSFEKLGIDAAYLAFDVNVGQTAKALEAFRTLNVGGFNVTMPCKTEVARLVDRLSPAAELIGACNTVVVEEDGTMTGHITDGTGFVRNLKEHSVEVKDQKIVVLGTGGAATAIAVQAALDGVAEIAIFNRKDEFFANGEKTVEKIKKAVPTIGKVYIEDLDNTEKLRAVIAESDILINATRAGMAPLQDVIPVPEDVLRPELAVADVVYNPLETLLVKKAKEAGCRAAIGGIGMLLWQGAAAFELFTGKEMPVEEVKEKFFSEA; encoded by the coding sequence ATGGAAAAGAGAATTAACGGACATACGAGATTATACGCTTTGATCGGATCACCGGTAGGTCATTCAGGATCACCGGCAATGCAGAATTATAGTTTTGAAAAGCTTGGGATTGATGCGGCTTATCTTGCATTTGATGTGAATGTAGGGCAGACAGCTAAAGCACTGGAGGCGTTCCGTACTCTGAATGTAGGTGGATTCAATGTAACGATGCCATGTAAGACGGAGGTAGCGAGACTGGTTGACCGTTTATCACCGGCTGCCGAATTGATCGGTGCGTGCAATACGGTCGTTGTGGAAGAAGATGGTACAATGACCGGTCATATCACGGATGGGACAGGTTTTGTACGCAATCTGAAAGAGCATAGTGTAGAAGTAAAAGATCAGAAGATCGTGGTGCTTGGAACTGGCGGAGCAGCGACAGCGATCGCAGTCCAGGCAGCGTTGGACGGAGTAGCTGAAATTGCGATCTTCAACAGAAAAGATGAGTTTTTTGCCAATGGTGAGAAAACCGTGGAGAAGATCAAAAAAGCTGTTCCGACGATCGGAAAGGTGTACATAGAAGATTTGGATAATACGGAGAAATTGCGAGCTGTGATCGCAGAAAGCGATATCCTTATCAATGCTACCCGTGCGGGAATGGCTCCGCTTCAGGATGTGATTCCGGTACCGGAGGATGTCCTTCGTCCGGAACTGGCAGTTGCAGATGTTGTATACAATCCATTAGAGACTTTACTTGTGAAGAAAGCAAAAGAGGCAGGCTGCCGTGCGGCGATCGGTGGAATTGGAATGCTGTTATGGCAGGGAGCAGCAGCATTTGAATTATTCACAGGAAAAGAAATGCCGGTAGAAGAAGTGAAAGAAAAGTTTTTCTCAGAGGCATAA
- a CDS encoding DUF3887 domain-containing protein: protein MNQKLYNPKFKEKKTAAEKKKKTRNIVIIAVILVLASVATYWMMPRTGSLEDSTLFDEATVKSQAEKVIGYINADDYESLQDVSADKMKEIMTEERLSEAKEKVSDDWGAFKSMGDISTTTISKRGVNAAVAYVTATYENVEIHYTLAFDEDMKLASFGMQ, encoded by the coding sequence ATGAACCAGAAATTATATAACCCTAAGTTTAAAGAAAAAAAGACAGCGGCTGAAAAAAAGAAGAAGACCAGAAATATTGTGATCATTGCGGTCATACTGGTTTTGGCTTCAGTGGCAACCTACTGGATGATGCCGAGGACAGGTTCGCTTGAGGACAGTACTCTTTTTGATGAAGCAACCGTAAAAAGTCAGGCAGAAAAAGTCATAGGATATATTAATGCGGATGATTATGAAAGTCTGCAGGATGTTTCAGCTGATAAGATGAAAGAGATCATGACAGAAGAGCGTCTGTCAGAGGCAAAAGAAAAAGTTTCAGATGACTGGGGTGCATTTAAGTCAATGGGAGATATATCCACGACAACGATTTCCAAGCGTGGTGTGAATGCAGCGGTTGCTTATGTCACAGCGACATATGAGAATGTAGAGATTCATTATACATTAGCGTTTGATGAGGATATGAAGCTTGCATCTTTTGGAATGCAATAG